The segment TCGCAAAGATTGAACTGATAATAATCTCATATGAAACTCCTATACTAGTAAAGTTTTCTTGTCGTAGAAATATTATCCTTTTTTATTATTATCCTTATTTTCAGTCAATCTTTCAAGGATGAAGTGAAAATAATGTGTTTTTTTGACGAAATGTACGTGAATTTATGACTAAAAACGTACTTTTTCGTGTGATTTGTGAGCTTTGTAACTCTAAACAAATAGAGGCGGCCGTAGCCACCTCAGTATTTTATATCATTTTCAACATGGCATCCTTGCCCTTCATCCCTTTATAAATACCAAGCTTCTCAGCTTCACCTGTCACAGACTCAAGTGGTGCCTCCAGTAGCTCTTCCAGGGTTTTAACTCCTACAGCACGACCTGCGATAATTTTCCGGTCTGCTAATTTCTCACTTAACAGAGCAACGTCTAGTGCCCCACACATTATATATCCCTTATCAGAAGTCACAATAGTTAAATTGGTTTTGGGTAAGGCTACCGTTACCCCTAAAAACGTATGACCCTCAATCACAATAGGTGAAAGGTTCATCATTTTTACATCTCTCCTTCCGTTCATTATCACTGTATGAACGGAATTATCGTCCGGTGAATCCTGATTAAGAAAATGTTCGTTTTAACTTCCACTCCATAACATCACGAATCATATGTGCCATATCAAAGTCTTTCTTCTCAGCACGATAAATTTCAGGAAAGAAATGCCCAAAAGTAAACATGTCGATGGTGGCAATTTTATAAATGCGGTTAGGATCAATTGGCTCGTTATTTAACAAAATTTTCCTCGTTGATGAATCATCTTGAACCGTAATTCCATCAAATAAAAAGATTCCCATTACTTTGCCTCTGAAACCTAATCCCTTTAAAATCCAGTCCATCCATTTTTCCTCTAGCGCCTGTTTAACAACCTCTATCAATTCTTGCCCATCTATCCATACTGTACATGGGTTAATTGGATGTGGGAGGAGTTGATGAATATCAAGTTTCGTTACTGGACCTTTTTCTAAGTCCTTTAAGAAAAGCCCGCAATTTAAAATGGAAGCCTCTGCATCACACCATTCTCTTATTCCTTCAGCTAGTAATTGAGATAGTTTCGTCTCTTGCTCCCAATTGCTTTTCAAAGTATTAGGCAATTGAACTACTTCTTCTTGTAAAAGGGTTTCCCCAAGCTCACGCCAATCCTTAACCCATTTATCGTCCTCTTTTTGAGCAGGCAATTGATTTGAATCATATAATTCGGCTTTCTTAGAAGTTACCGTGTAACCGTCCCAGACCATTTCTACATGGCCAACAAAATTCCCATGCTTACCTGCGCATGCTAGTAAAGTCTGATTCACAAGCTTTCCCTGATCTAAAATATGGTGAGTGTGCCCGCCCATAATAATATCAATGTCAGGAAATCTTCTTGCAATTTCTTCATCTTCATTTATTCCTAAATGCGAGAGAAGAATGAGGATGTCTACGGCACCCTTAATTTCAGAAATCTGTTTTTCAAGTTCCTCAAGCGGTTCCGACAAATGCCAGCCAAGTTCTTGGTAAAACTTCGAAAAAAAGACGGTTAATCCAATAAAACCTATTTTCGTCCCTTGTCTAGTTTCATGTATAGTATAAGGCTTCAGCCATTTTGGTCTTTCTTTATTAGGATAATAAAGATTACTGATCAGCACTTCAAACTTAGCGTCCTTATATAATTGATCCAGTGCTTCAAAGGGCATGGTTATTCCTTCGTTATTGCCGATTGTGGCCATATCCACTTGTACATCATTTAGGAGTTGGATATTTGACTGACCAAATGTGGCTTCGGTATAAGGATGAACACGATCTACGTGATCCCCAATATCCAAAACAAAAACTTCTTCTGAATTTCTCTCATGCTCTGTTCTTTTATTCTTTATAAAGCGATTGATTCTCGGCCATTTATCAAATTGGCTATGTAAATCATTTGTGTGATAAAAGTGGATAACTTCCATCATTCATAACCTCTTTTATTTTTTATATGAAATCATCAAATAAATCTAACTGTCGATCGTGAAGACCTTCGTAATGGAGATTTAATAGCTCTATCATCATTTGTCCATTTTCAGCAGCATCTCCACCCGAATTATTATTGAAAATGACATAAATGTCCTTACTTCTCTCTTGAAGTAGATTGATGTTGGCTTTCCATTCTTCCAGCTCTTCTTGATTATAGCGGTATAAATAGCGTACATCGCGCCAGTTAACGTCTTTTTGCTTTTGCCATCCACTTTCGTTACGGCCATGAAAACGGATCAATGTTTTGTCATGAGTGGTAGATTCTAATATAGTCGGTACAGATCCCATCCCCACTTGAGGCTCATCGCAAATGCTATGAATCCACCCTTCTTTTCTCATAAACTCCAGTGTTCTCTCTTTGAAATCATTTAAAAACCAAGTTTGATTTCTAAATTCTAAAGCAACTGAAATATCACCCATTTGATCCTTACACCATCTCAAATACTGCACATTTTCCTTCGTACAGCCAAACCACGGTGGAAATTGAAATAATACCATGGCTAACTTATTTTGTTGAATATAAGGCCGTATGGACTGTTTAAACACCTGAAACATTTCTTCTTTTGTTGAAAACGGAATATCTCCCCGATTATGACCTGTCATTCCCTGATATGCCTTGACTACAAATTGAAAGGTTTGTGGCGTCTCTTGTACCCATTTCTCGACAGTGGACTCTTTTGTAATAGCGTAAAAAGACGAATCCACCTCTACAATTGGAAAATGGGAAGCATACGTTTTTAACTTATCCTTCTGAGGAGTGCCTCCTTCATACAATCGATCATGGTCTCCCCAGCCTGCAAGACCTATATATATCATATGTAATCACCGATTTTATCATATCATAGTTTGAGGGTGGAAACTTAGGAGCCGGATTTTGTTAAATAAGTCGTTTTTGGAGAAATGGAACGGAAACTAAAGAATGCGTGTCGAATATTCCAGAAAAAGTATGAAACGGAACAGAAACCAAAGATGTGTGCCGGAAATTCCAGAAAAAGTAAGAAACGGAACAAAAACCAAAGAATGTATGCCAAATATTCCAGATTAAGTAAGAAACGGAACAGAAATCAAAGAATGTGTGCCGAATATTCCAGAAAAAGTGAGAAATGGAACAAAAGTTTTGTGATATATTCTTCAGAAGCCCCACCAAGGGCCTCATTCAAAAAAAAACCCCAAACCGCACATTGGCGATTCAGGGGTTTTGCTAACATTTATTATCCGATAGATCCTTCCATTTCGAACTTGATCAAACGGTTCATTTCAACCGCATACTCCATTGGAAGTTCTTTAGTAAATGGCTCGATGAAGCCCATTACGATCATTTCAGTTGCCTCTTCTTCAGAGATTCCACGACTCATCAAGTAGAATAACTGTTCCTCAGATACTTTTGAAACTTTTGCTTCGTGCTCTAAGGAAATGTTATCGTTCAAGATTTCGTTGTATGGAATTGTATCCGAAGTAGATTGGTTATCCATAATTAGCGTGTCACACTCGATGTTTGAACGAGCACCGTGTGCTTTACGCCCGAAGTGAACGATTCCACGGTACGTTACCTTACCACCTTGCTTCGAAATAGACTTCGAAACGATTGTAGAAGATGTATTAGGAGCTAAGTGCATCATTTTCGCTCCAGCATCTTGGTGTTGACCTTTACCAGCAAGTGCGATGGATAATGTCATACCACGAGCACCTTCACCCTTAAGGATCACGGCTGGGTATTTCATTGTTAATTTAGAACCGATGTTACCGTCAATCCATTCCATGGTTGCGTTCGCTTCACAAACGGCACGCTTTGTAACAAGGTTATAGACGTTGTTTGCCCAGTTTTGAATCGTTGTATAACGGCAGTAGCCGCCTTCTTTAACAATAATTTCTACAACCGCACTATGAAGTGAGTTTGTTGTGTAAACAGGCGCTGTACAACCCTCTACATAGTGTACATGAGCTCCTTCATCTACGATAATAAGCGTACGCTCGAATTGACCCATGTTTTCAGAGTTAATACGGAAGTAAGCTTGTAAAGGCGTTTCAACTTTAATTCCTTTTGGTACGTAGATAAATGATCCCCCAGACCAAACGGCTGAGTTTAAAGCTGCAAATTTATTATCTGTTGCTGGGATTACTTTTGCCCAGTGCTCTTTAAAGATATCTTCGTTTTCTTTCAAAGCAGAATCCGTATCTTTAAAGACAATACCCATCTCTTCTAAATCTTCTTTCATGTTGTGGTATACAACTTCAGATTCATATTGAGCAGATACCCCTGCAAGATATTTTTGCTCTGCTTCAGGAATTCCTAATTTATCAAACGTTTGCTTGATTTCATCAGGCACCTCATCCCAAGAACGCTCTGACTTCTCAGATGGTTTTACATAGTACGTGATTTCATCAAAGTTCAAACCGCCAAGATCGCCACCCCATTGTGGCATAGGCATATTATAGAAGTGCTCTAGTGATTTCAGACGGAAATCTAGCATCCACTGAGGTTCTTCTTTCATTTTAGAAATTTCTTCAACGATTTCACGAGTTAGACCACGTTTCGAACGGAAAATCGATACGTCTCTGTCATGAAACCCGTATTTATAATCGCCGATTTCAGGCATTTTTTTAGCCATCCGTCATTCCTCCATTCTTTTGGAAATACACTGGCTTATTCCTTTAAACCCTTTTCCATGGCTTTCCACGAAAGTGTTGCACATTTAATACGAGCAGGGAATTTAGCCACTCCTTGTAAGGCTTCAATATCACCTAAATCAATATCATCATCATACTCTTTCCCTTGCATCATATCAGAAAAGATTTTGGATAGTTTTAACGCTGTCTCAATATCTTTGCCTTTAATCGTTTGGGTCATCATAGATGCCGATGCCATTGAAATGGAACAGCCTTCACCTTCAAACTTAGCATCCTTTACAACGCCATCTTCCACCTTCATCGTTAGGTTAATTCTGTCACCACACGTAGGATTGTTCATGTCGATTGTAAAGGTACCATCTTCAAGCTTCCCCTTATTTCTAGGGTTTTTATAGTGATCCATGATTACTTGTCGGTATAAAGTATCAAGGTTATTAAAAGACATCAGAAAAATACTCCTTTGTTTTAACAAGTCCTTTTACCAATTTGTCGATATCATCGGTAGTGTTGTATAGGTAAAAGCTTGCCCGAGCAGTAGCTGAAACATTCAGCCACTTCATTAACGGTTGGGCACAATGGTGTCCTGCGCGAACAGCAATCCCTTCTGCATCCAGAACCGTTGCTACGTCATGAGGGTGAACCCCTTCAATATTAAACGTTACAAGACCTGCCCGATTCATTGGATCGTTTGGTCCGAATACAGTAATTCCTTCTATTTCTGCCATTCTATGCAAAGCGTATTCCGCCAGTTTGTGCTCATGAGCTTCAATATTCTCAAGGCCAACTTCCTCAAGAAAATCTATTGCCGCTCCAAGTCCAATGGCACCTGCAATAATAGGTGTACCACCTTCGAATTTCCAAGGAAGCTCTTTCCAAGTTGAATCATGCAAACCTACAAAGTCAATCATTTCTCCACCAAATTCAACAGGTTCCATGTTCTCGAGCAAGTGTTTTTTACCGTATAAAACCCCGACTCCAGTTGGACCACACATTTTGTGAGATGAAAAGGCAAAGAAATCAACATCTAAATCTTGGACATCCACTCGGATATGTGGGGTACTTTGAGCACCATCCACCACCATAATGGCACCATGGCTGTGTGCAATCTTGGCTACCTCTTTAATTGGGTTAATCGTACCCAATACATTTGAAACGTGTGCCATTGAGACAATCTTCGTATTCGAAGTAACCGTTTCTTCCACTTTCTCTATAGAGATAGTTCCATCTTCTTCAAGTGGAATGTATTTGAGTGTAGCTCCTGTTTTTTTTGCAACCTGCTGCCACGGAATAATATTACTGTGATGTTCCATGTAGGTGATGACAATTTCATCACCCTCATTTAGATTTTCTCTTGCATAGCTTGATGCAACCATGTTCAAAGCCGTTGTAGTACCTCTAGTGAAGATGACTTCTTCTGTTGAGGCTGCATTGATAAATGCACGAACTTTTTCACGAGCTCCTTCGTAACCATCGGTAGCTTTCGTCCCTAATGTATGGACTCCCCTATGGACGTTTGAGTTGTACCCTCGGTAATACTCGTCTAATGCTTTAATAACAGAAAGTGGCTTCTGGGATGTTGCTGCACTATCTAGATATACTAAAGGGTTACCATTTACCTCTTGATGTAAGATTGGAAAAAGCTGACGAACATCTTGCATAGAAATAGTCATTCTATTGCACTTTCCTTTCAATAACTTCCATTAGTTGTTTCTTCACTTCTTCAATTGGAAGTTCATTTACAACAGGAGCTAAGAAACCATAAATGATAAGTTTTTCCGCTTCTTTTTGACTAATTCCACGGCTCATGAGGTAATAAAGTTGAATTGGATCAACTCTTCCTACTGAAGCGGCGTGACCGGCTGTTACGTCATCTTCATCAATAAGTAGAATTGGGTTGGCATCCCCACGTGCTTTTTCACTTAGCATTAAGACACGGGATTCTTGTTCTGCATTGGACTTTGATGCTCCATGTTCAATTTTACCGATACCATTGAAGATAGAAGAAGCTTCATCCTTCATAACACCATGTTTTAGAATATAGCCTTCAGAGTTTCTACCGAAGTGTACCACTTTAGTTGTGAAGTTTTGGGTCTGTTTTCCTCGACCTACTACAACTGATTTTGTATCACCGTAAGATCCATCACCAATTAGGTTTGTAACATTTTCAGAGATTGTGTTTCCATCGTTCATGAAACCAAGAGCCCATTCAATCTTAGAGTCTTTCCCAGCAACTCCACGACGATTGATATAAGCTGTTGTACCACTTGCTAAGTTATCTACCGCACCATATGTGATACGAGCATTGGTATTTGCAATAACCTCAGAAACGATGTTGATGATTGCATCTGTTTCTGCTAATGGAGAAATATAGTTTTCAACATAAGTAACAGAAGAATGATCGTCTGCCACCACGATAACATGGTTAAACAGTGATACATTTTCATCATCGTGAATGTAAACAGCTTGAATTGGTTCTTTCACTTCTACATTTTTCGGAACATATAGGAAAGCTCCACCATTTAAGAAGGCAGCGTGTAAAGCAGTTAGCTTGTGCTCATCAACGTTTACACCATTCACCATGAAATATTTCTTTAATAAATCGCCATGTTCTTTAGCAGCTGTAAAAATATCTGTGAACACAACACCTTGCTCTTTTAATTCTGGTGAAAGAGCAATATATGCTGCATGATTATTCTTTTGAACATATAAGTTCTTTTGTTCTTCCAGGTTAATCAATGATTTAGCAACCTCAGGTAGCTCCTCAAGGTTTTGGAACCCTTGATTACTAGCTGAATGCTCTTTAAATTCAGTGAAGTTCCATTTATCTATTTTTGTTTTATCTGGTCTTGGAAGTGGAAGAGATTCACTAAGTTCTAATCCCTTTAAACGCATTTCCAAAAGCCAATTAGGTTCTTGTTGGTTCGCTGAAAAACTGCGAATATACTCTGCATCAAAACGTTTCGTATCCAACGTCATTTCAATCCTCCTAGATTTACGCTTCTTGTCCTACCGTTTCATCCTCAATACCAAGTTCTTGTTTAATCCAGTCATATCCTTCCGCCTCAAGACGTTGAGCTAATTCAGGACCTCCGGATTTTACAACGCGCCCTTGCATCATTACATGTACGTAATCAGGAGTGATGTAGTTTAGTAAACGTTGATAGTGAGTAATGATTAGGCAACCAAAATCTTCGCCTCTCATTTTGTTAATACCTTTTGACACGACTTTTAAGGCATCAATATCTAGTCCAGAGTCAATCTCGTCAAGAATCGCAATCTTCGGCTCAATCATCATTAACTGAAGAATTTCGTTACGTTTCTTTTCTCCACCAGAAAACCCTTCATTTAGATAGCGTTGAGCCATATCTGGATCCATTTCTAGGTATTCCATTGTTTCATCCATTTGGCGAATAAATTTCATTAAAGAAATCTCATCGCCTTCTTCACGACGAGCGTTGATAGCCGAACGTAAGAAATCAGCATTTGTTACTCCGCTAATTTCACTTGGATATTGCATAGCTAGAAATAGCCCAACTTGAGCTCTCTCGTCAACTTCCATTTCTAGGACATTTTCTCCATCAAATTCGATAGAGCCTTTTGTTACTTCATATTTTGGGTGTCCCATAATTGCTGAAGATAATGTAGATTTACCAGTACCGTTTGGTCCCATGATGGCATGAATTTCTCCACCTTTGATCTCAAGGTTTACTCCTTTTAAGATCTCTTTTCCATCAATTTCTACATGTAAATCCTTAATTGTTAAAGTAGAACCAGCCATGTAAAATATACCTCCGTTTTTATCTTTCCTATGTTCAATATCTATCCCCTAGAGAGGATAGTAAAAGGAACAATTCTCAGTTTATTCTCATTACAATCTTATAACAAATCCAAAGTGTTAGCAACCGTTATACCTATAAGCCTTTACTCTCCACACTTTAACATAAAATGATAGTAAAGTCTTGTTGATTTAAGTAACCCAATTCCTGAAAATTTCCCATTTTTAATGTTTCCAAAAACGAGAAAAAACCAGCCTCTTAATTTGTTGGCTGGTTTCCAATGTTTAACTGAATTACTTCTTATATATAATCTCACCTATGAGAAAAGCTTACGATCATGTTCCATTACAATTCGTTGACTCTGAATATAATCTTTTTCACGTTTTCTTTCAACTTTCATTCTAATTTCATGTTTTTGAGAGTACACTTCATAACCAATTCCATGTGCTTGTTGCATTGCTTTTTCCATATCCGTAGTAACCTTCATATTAAGAGGTTGGATAATGAATCAATCCTTTCAGGTTTTAAAATTTAATACAGTACCTACAATACACTCCTCTTTCCAATCACACAAACGCTATAATCACTCACATAAAACGGTGACCCTTCAAATACCCCACTCAGGTGATTTCAACTCACCTATTCTTACAATTCTGCTAATATGCTCTCTATCAGAACCGATTCGGCAAATAATGACATAAAAAGAAGCTCCCACCTAAGGAGCTTCTATCATTATTGCTTAAGCTGATTCAATTCCTGTACAGCCTGTTGGACTAAAGTAACACCTTGACTCAAAGCTGCTCCCCCACCAAAAGCTGCACAAACGCCAACTGCCTCTAAAATTTCATCTTCAGAGCAACCTTGGTCGAGACACCCTTTAGTATGGTAAATAATGCAATACTCATCTTGAGAATACAGACTAATCCCTAAAGCAATTAGTTGCTTTTCTTTCTTTGTCAGTGTACCTTCTTGAAAACAAGTTTCCGTAAACTGATTAAATCTATGGACAAGCTCTGGCATTTTTTCATTAAAAGCACCCATTCCGACCTTGTATGCGTGAAGGGAATCGGTTACTGGATGGCTGTGATTAAAATGTTCATGTTCCATATTTCTTCACCTCAATTTGCAATTTTCTTGGATAGTATCTTTCAGGGTGAGCGAATATATTCAAAGGCTGTTCCGAAATTTTATATCGTTGGACTTATTGGCCAGGAATAACGAAACGTTTGTCCGCTACACCCCCGAAAACCGGCATTTTCATTAAAATAGCGGTTCCTGAGTCCGCTTGTTAATTTAAACGGACTTAGGTTCCGTTATTTCCCCCAAAAAACATACATTCAGTAGTTTCGCGGACAGAGAATCCGCTATTTCCTTATTTTCAGCCGAAAAATACATTTATACGGTCGAATAACGGAACGTGTGTCCGCTTCACACCCAAAAACCGGCATTTTCAATAAAATAGCG is part of the Bacillus carboniphilus genome and harbors:
- a CDS encoding YunC family protein gives rise to the protein MMNLSPIVIEGHTFLGVTVALPKTNLTIVTSDKGYIMCGALDVALLSEKLADRKIIAGRAVGVKTLEELLEAPLESVTGEAEKLGIYKGMKGKDAMLKMI
- a CDS encoding bifunctional UDP-sugar hydrolase/5'-nucleotidase; translation: MMEVIHFYHTNDLHSQFDKWPRINRFIKNKRTEHERNSEEVFVLDIGDHVDRVHPYTEATFGQSNIQLLNDVQVDMATIGNNEGITMPFEALDQLYKDAKFEVLISNLYYPNKERPKWLKPYTIHETRQGTKIGFIGLTVFFSKFYQELGWHLSEPLEELEKQISEIKGAVDILILLSHLGINEDEEIARRFPDIDIIMGGHTHHILDQGKLVNQTLLACAGKHGNFVGHVEMVWDGYTVTSKKAELYDSNQLPAQKEDDKWVKDWRELGETLLQEEVVQLPNTLKSNWEQETKLSQLLAEGIREWCDAEASILNCGLFLKDLEKGPVTKLDIHQLLPHPINPCTVWIDGQELIEVVKQALEEKWMDWILKGLGFRGKVMGIFLFDGITVQDDSSTRKILLNNEPIDPNRIYKIATIDMFTFGHFFPEIYRAEKKDFDMAHMIRDVMEWKLKRTFS
- a CDS encoding DUF72 domain-containing protein encodes the protein MIYIGLAGWGDHDRLYEGGTPQKDKLKTYASHFPIVEVDSSFYAITKESTVEKWVQETPQTFQFVVKAYQGMTGHNRGDIPFSTKEEMFQVFKQSIRPYIQQNKLAMVLFQFPPWFGCTKENVQYLRWCKDQMGDISVALEFRNQTWFLNDFKERTLEFMRKEGWIHSICDEPQVGMGSVPTILESTTHDKTLIRFHGRNESGWQKQKDVNWRDVRYLYRYNQEELEEWKANINLLQERSKDIYVIFNNNSGGDAAENGQMMIELLNLHYEGLHDRQLDLFDDFI
- the sufB gene encoding Fe-S cluster assembly protein SufB codes for the protein MAKKMPEIGDYKYGFHDRDVSIFRSKRGLTREIVEEISKMKEEPQWMLDFRLKSLEHFYNMPMPQWGGDLGGLNFDEITYYVKPSEKSERSWDEVPDEIKQTFDKLGIPEAEQKYLAGVSAQYESEVVYHNMKEDLEEMGIVFKDTDSALKENEDIFKEHWAKVIPATDNKFAALNSAVWSGGSFIYVPKGIKVETPLQAYFRINSENMGQFERTLIIVDEGAHVHYVEGCTAPVYTTNSLHSAVVEIIVKEGGYCRYTTIQNWANNVYNLVTKRAVCEANATMEWIDGNIGSKLTMKYPAVILKGEGARGMTLSIALAGKGQHQDAGAKMMHLAPNTSSTIVSKSISKQGGKVTYRGIVHFGRKAHGARSNIECDTLIMDNQSTSDTIPYNEILNDNISLEHEAKVSKVSEEQLFYLMSRGISEEEATEMIVMGFIEPFTKELPMEYAVEMNRLIKFEMEGSIG
- the sufU gene encoding Fe-S cluster assembly sulfur transfer protein SufU, which encodes MSFNNLDTLYRQVIMDHYKNPRNKGKLEDGTFTIDMNNPTCGDRINLTMKVEDGVVKDAKFEGEGCSISMASASMMTQTIKGKDIETALKLSKIFSDMMQGKEYDDDIDLGDIEALQGVAKFPARIKCATLSWKAMEKGLKE
- a CDS encoding cysteine desulfurase: MQDVRQLFPILHQEVNGNPLVYLDSAATSQKPLSVIKALDEYYRGYNSNVHRGVHTLGTKATDGYEGAREKVRAFINAASTEEVIFTRGTTTALNMVASSYARENLNEGDEIVITYMEHHSNIIPWQQVAKKTGATLKYIPLEEDGTISIEKVEETVTSNTKIVSMAHVSNVLGTINPIKEVAKIAHSHGAIMVVDGAQSTPHIRVDVQDLDVDFFAFSSHKMCGPTGVGVLYGKKHLLENMEPVEFGGEMIDFVGLHDSTWKELPWKFEGGTPIIAGAIGLGAAIDFLEEVGLENIEAHEHKLAEYALHRMAEIEGITVFGPNDPMNRAGLVTFNIEGVHPHDVATVLDAEGIAVRAGHHCAQPLMKWLNVSATARASFYLYNTTDDIDKLVKGLVKTKEYFSDVF
- the sufD gene encoding Fe-S cluster assembly protein SufD; the protein is MTLDTKRFDAEYIRSFSANQQEPNWLLEMRLKGLELSESLPLPRPDKTKIDKWNFTEFKEHSASNQGFQNLEELPEVAKSLINLEEQKNLYVQKNNHAAYIALSPELKEQGVVFTDIFTAAKEHGDLLKKYFMVNGVNVDEHKLTALHAAFLNGGAFLYVPKNVEVKEPIQAVYIHDDENVSLFNHVIVVADDHSSVTYVENYISPLAETDAIINIVSEVIANTNARITYGAVDNLASGTTAYINRRGVAGKDSKIEWALGFMNDGNTISENVTNLIGDGSYGDTKSVVVGRGKQTQNFTTKVVHFGRNSEGYILKHGVMKDEASSIFNGIGKIEHGASKSNAEQESRVLMLSEKARGDANPILLIDEDDVTAGHAASVGRVDPIQLYYLMSRGISQKEAEKLIIYGFLAPVVNELPIEEVKKQLMEVIERKVQ
- the sufC gene encoding Fe-S cluster assembly ATPase SufC, producing MAGSTLTIKDLHVEIDGKEILKGVNLEIKGGEIHAIMGPNGTGKSTLSSAIMGHPKYEVTKGSIEFDGENVLEMEVDERAQVGLFLAMQYPSEISGVTNADFLRSAINARREEGDEISLMKFIRQMDETMEYLEMDPDMAQRYLNEGFSGGEKKRNEILQLMMIEPKIAILDEIDSGLDIDALKVVSKGINKMRGEDFGCLIITHYQRLLNYITPDYVHVMMQGRVVKSGGPELAQRLEAEGYDWIKQELGIEDETVGQEA
- a CDS encoding carboxymuconolactone decarboxylase family protein; translated protein: MEHEHFNHSHPVTDSLHAYKVGMGAFNEKMPELVHRFNQFTETCFQEGTLTKKEKQLIALGISLYSQDEYCIIYHTKGCLDQGCSEDEILEAVGVCAAFGGGAALSQGVTLVQQAVQELNQLKQ